A stretch of the Chitinophaga sp. Cy-1792 genome encodes the following:
- a CDS encoding response regulator, whose translation MYTMPYRCAIVDDEPLARELLSNYLSKMEHMELVIATDQLHTVMELVNERAIDLILLDVNIYGRQTSGLNQLLKNTDCRFIVVTAYPLASLGDIPLGGRHGYLPKPVSFSRFKDQVTKMLKIA comes from the coding sequence ATGTATACAATGCCATATCGTTGTGCTATAGTTGATGACGAGCCCCTTGCGCGCGAATTGCTGAGTAATTACCTCAGCAAGATGGAACACATGGAGCTTGTCATTGCTACGGATCAGTTACATACGGTCATGGAATTGGTAAACGAAAGAGCAATTGATTTGATTTTGCTGGACGTTAACATCTACGGACGACAAACCTCAGGACTAAATCAGCTATTAAAAAATACCGATTGCCGGTTTATTGTAGTTACCGCTTATCCTTTGGCCAGTTTAGGGGATATCCCGTTAGGAGGCCGTCATGGCTATTTACCTAAGCCAGTCAGTTTTTCCAGATTTAAGGATCAGGTTACCAAAATGCTCAAAATTGCCTGA
- a CDS encoding lantibiotic dehydratase, which translates to MHESVLMQQVKSFDFYLLRLPLLSYNTLKSLHSTNKNEVEKLAADIREIYTQPLLQEAIYLASQELYSSLMPWLAGNLVLRPQKEYKLILTLYKYLLRMCARCTPYGLFAGCSVGSIENAPTSFKIAENAFYKVVNPDMHCILAIADGLLLDEEIAAIMVFLPNSSIYRSGNSYRYYEYQLKDNKRNYFLSSFSHNIYLEKILTTASNGATLEQLIAALADLSITADEAKTFISMLMDNQILVSAFHPTLTGPDYLSTLSQRLKSKGINADLQHLLNEAQQYLFAYEKDVTQYHVIGELLQKVSPGMKGKDLIQVDLFHQTPNHRINQQTIETITAAIQRLTPINIAAEPEDLKTFRKLFAARYENRAMPLMQVLDSESGIGYGIVAGDKSSYTPLIDDLILPAAAAHRQMVWNQHRQFVLKKFLEATRQHCQEIVLTDEEIQQAFPDHRPNMPATTALMGTLVAASGEELDKGNFRFIMKSCSGVSGLPLLGRFGAVNETLATNMQKVASFDKAQHPEKILAEIIHLPEGRTGNVLRRPQLYDYEIPFLGTSAVDTDHQIPVSDLYVKLEGERIVLFSLSKNKEVIPRLTSAHNFSIGLPVYKFLCDLQHQQNALAISWDWNILQESAFLPRVSYQQIVLSRAQWRLTTAAFHACTGTDQDRLQQLITQHNIPGKVLLAEGDNELLLDLSCTLAQELLLQALRKENIVLYETFVEDEHLIITSDSGPYCNEIVVPLYNSTYTDSKPAIPGQAGKAALKRSFAPGSEWLYAKIYCGTKSLDKLLTREIYPLVAHLKDEGIIDSWFFLRYQDPEHHLRIRVHMTDKEYAMAVMQEISQLFNDDINNDIVSRVQFDTYIREIERYGSQTMELCESIFHVNSELVLELLPHVQSGNQEFYRWIFAVKSVAVLLEAFGLTNLQKQHLLTTLQESFFREFNGDHTFQVQLNEKYRKHRAAIAGILDESASDFPLADVIYNNFKEQRQALDPLCTEIRIICSDPQSLKEQKLQRIIGDLVHMQLNRFFVANQRLHELVVYHSLAKHYSSVIAREQSKLIIEHTDLG; encoded by the coding sequence ATGCACGAAAGCGTATTGATGCAGCAGGTTAAGTCTTTCGATTTTTATTTACTCAGGTTACCGCTTTTATCCTACAACACTTTAAAATCGCTTCATTCCACAAACAAAAATGAAGTAGAAAAACTGGCAGCAGACATAAGAGAAATCTACACTCAGCCATTGTTGCAGGAAGCTATTTACCTGGCAAGTCAGGAATTATACTCATCGCTGATGCCCTGGTTAGCAGGAAATTTAGTCCTGCGACCACAAAAAGAATATAAACTGATACTCACCCTATATAAGTATCTTCTTAGAATGTGTGCCCGTTGCACGCCATATGGACTTTTTGCAGGCTGCTCGGTAGGAAGTATTGAAAATGCCCCTACTAGTTTTAAAATAGCAGAGAACGCTTTCTATAAAGTGGTCAATCCTGATATGCATTGTATTTTAGCCATTGCAGACGGATTACTACTGGACGAAGAAATCGCCGCGATCATGGTATTTCTTCCAAACAGCAGCATTTATAGAAGCGGTAACTCCTACAGATATTACGAATACCAGTTAAAAGACAATAAAAGAAATTATTTTCTGAGTAGTTTCTCCCATAACATCTATCTCGAGAAAATCCTAACAACTGCCAGTAATGGCGCTACCCTTGAACAGCTAATAGCTGCGCTCGCGGATCTATCCATCACTGCTGATGAAGCCAAAACCTTCATCAGCATGTTGATGGACAACCAAATACTCGTATCGGCCTTTCATCCTACGTTAACAGGTCCCGATTATTTGAGCACGCTATCACAAAGACTGAAAAGCAAGGGTATCAACGCCGATTTACAGCATCTGTTGAATGAAGCACAGCAGTATTTATTCGCTTATGAGAAAGATGTAACTCAGTACCATGTTATCGGAGAACTACTTCAGAAAGTTAGCCCCGGCATGAAAGGGAAAGACCTGATCCAGGTTGATCTCTTTCATCAAACCCCAAATCATCGTATAAATCAACAAACGATTGAAACCATTACTGCTGCCATTCAGCGGTTAACCCCTATCAATATTGCTGCAGAACCTGAGGACCTGAAAACGTTCCGGAAGCTATTTGCAGCACGTTATGAAAACAGAGCCATGCCGTTAATGCAGGTGCTCGACAGTGAAAGCGGTATCGGCTATGGTATTGTAGCCGGTGATAAATCTTCCTACACCCCGCTGATCGATGATCTTATCCTTCCGGCCGCTGCAGCGCATCGCCAAATGGTCTGGAACCAGCATCGGCAGTTTGTACTTAAAAAGTTCCTTGAAGCCACCAGGCAACATTGCCAGGAAATAGTGCTTACTGATGAAGAGATTCAACAGGCATTTCCTGACCATCGCCCCAATATGCCTGCCACCACCGCCCTCATGGGTACCCTGGTAGCTGCATCCGGTGAAGAACTGGATAAAGGCAATTTCAGGTTCATCATGAAATCATGCTCCGGCGTCTCCGGCCTGCCTCTACTCGGCAGATTCGGCGCCGTAAACGAAACACTGGCCACCAACATGCAAAAGGTAGCCAGCTTCGATAAAGCACAACACCCCGAAAAAATTCTGGCAGAAATTATTCACCTCCCCGAAGGACGCACCGGTAACGTATTACGCAGGCCCCAACTCTACGACTATGAAATACCCTTCCTGGGTACTTCCGCCGTAGATACCGACCACCAGATACCTGTCAGCGACCTTTACGTAAAACTGGAAGGTGAAAGAATTGTACTGTTTTCCCTGTCCAAAAACAAGGAAGTAATACCACGACTCACCAGTGCTCATAATTTCAGCATAGGACTACCTGTATATAAATTCCTTTGCGACCTCCAGCACCAGCAAAACGCACTGGCCATCAGCTGGGACTGGAACATATTACAGGAATCAGCTTTTCTTCCCAGGGTAAGCTATCAACAGATCGTGCTGAGCAGGGCACAGTGGCGGCTGACAACAGCAGCCTTCCACGCATGCACCGGCACCGATCAGGATCGTTTACAACAGCTAATAACACAGCATAACATCCCGGGAAAAGTATTGCTCGCTGAAGGGGACAATGAGCTCCTCCTCGACCTTTCCTGCACACTTGCCCAGGAACTGCTCCTGCAGGCACTCAGGAAAGAGAACATTGTACTCTATGAAACTTTCGTGGAAGATGAGCATCTGATCATCACCTCCGATAGCGGGCCATACTGCAATGAAATCGTCGTCCCTCTCTATAATAGTACATATACAGACAGCAAACCAGCCATTCCTGGCCAGGCCGGGAAAGCTGCACTGAAGCGTAGTTTTGCCCCCGGCAGCGAATGGCTGTATGCTAAAATTTATTGCGGTACCAAATCTTTGGATAAGCTCCTTACCAGGGAAATTTATCCACTGGTAGCACATCTTAAAGATGAAGGTATCATTGATAGCTGGTTCTTTCTCCGGTACCAGGACCCCGAACACCACCTCCGTATCAGGGTGCACATGACCGACAAAGAATACGCCATGGCCGTTATGCAGGAAATCAGCCAGCTCTTTAACGATGATATCAACAACGATATCGTTTCCAGGGTCCAGTTTGATACCTACATCAGGGAAATTGAGCGCTATGGCAGCCAGACAATGGAACTATGCGAAAGCATTTTTCATGTAAACAGTGAACTGGTACTGGAATTATTACCACACGTGCAAAGTGGCAACCAGGAATTCTACAGATGGATTTTTGCAGTGAAATCAGTGGCAGTACTGCTGGAGGCCTTCGGGTTAACGAACCTGCAAAAACAGCACCTGCTAACAACTCTCCAGGAATCATTCTTCCGGGAATTCAATGGAGACCATACTTTCCAGGTACAGCTAAACGAAAAATACCGTAAACACAGAGCAGCCATAGCAGGAATACTGGACGAAAGCGCCAGCGACTTCCCACTGGCAGATGTGATCTATAACAATTTCAAGGAACAACGACAGGCTTTGGACCCGCTCTGTACAGAGATCAGGATTATCTGCAGCGATCCACAGTCATTAAAAGAACAGAAACTACAGCGGATTATCGGTGACCTGGTACATATGCAGCTAAACAGGTTTTTTGTGGCCAATCAGCGCCTGCATGAACTCGTGGTATATCATTCGCTGGCAAAACATTATTCATCCGTTATAGCCCGGGAGCAATCCAAACTAATTATTGAACATACTGATTTAGGATAA